A section of the Chlorocebus sabaeus isolate Y175 chromosome 17, mChlSab1.0.hap1, whole genome shotgun sequence genome encodes:
- the BRPF3 gene encoding bromodomain and PHD finger-containing protein 3: MRKPRRKSRQNAEGRRSPSPYSLKCSPTRETLTYAQAQRIVEVDIDGRLHRISIYDPLKIITEDELTAQDITECNSNKENSEQPQFPGKSKKPSSKGKKKESCSKHASGTSFHLPQPSFRMVDSGIQPEAPPLPAAYYRYIEKPPEDLDAEVEYDMDEEDLAWLDMVNEKRRVDGHSLVSADTFELLVDRLEKESYLESRSSGAQQSLIDEDAFCCVCLDDECHNSNVILFCDICNLAVHQECYGVPYIPEGQWLCRCCLQSPSRPVDCVLCPNKGGAFKQTSDGHWAHVVCAIWIPEVCFANTVFLEPIEGIDNIPPARWKLTCYICKQKGLGAAIQCHKVNCYTAFHVTCAQRAGLFMKIEPMRETSLNGTIFTVRKTAYCEAHSPPSTATARRKGDSPRSLSETGDEEGLKVGDGEEEEEEEVEEEEQEGQGGVSGPLKGVPKKNKMSLKQKIKKEPEEAGQDTPSTFPLVTVPQIPSYRLNKICSGLSFQRKNQFMQRLHNYWLLKRQARNGVPLIRRLHSHLQSQRNAEQREQDEKTSAVKEELKYWQKLRHDLERARLLIELIRKREKLKREQVKVQQAAMELELMPFNVLLRTTLDLLQEKDPAHIFAEPVNLSEVPDYLEFISKPMDFSTMRRKLESHLYRTLEEFEEDFNLIVTNCMKYNAKDTIFHRAAVRLRDLGGAILRHARRQAENIGYDPERGTHLPESPKLEDFYRFSWEDVDNILIPENRAHLSPEVQLKELLEKLDLVSAMRSSGARTRRVRLLRREINALRQKLAQPPPPQPPSLNKTVSNGELPAGPQGDAAVLEQALQEEPEDDGDRDDSKLPPPPTLEPTGPAPSLSEQESPPEPPTLKPINDSKPPSRFLKPRKVEEDELLEKSPLQLGSEPLQRLLSDNGINRLSLMAPDTPGGTPLSGVGRRTSVLFKKAKNGVKLQRSPDRALENGEDHGVAGSPASPASIEDERHSRKRPRSGSCSESEGERSPQQEEETGMTNGFGKHTESGSDSECSLGLSGGLAFEACSGLTPPKRSRGKPALSRVPFLEGVNGDSDYNGSGRSLLLPFEDRGDLEPLELVWAKCRGYPSYPALIIDPKMPREGLLHNGVPIPVPPLDVLKLGEQKQAEAGEKLFLVLFFDNKRTWQWLPRDKVLPLGVEDTVDKLKMLEGRKTSIRKSVQVAYDRAMIHLSRVRGPHSFVTSSYL, encoded by the exons ATGAGGAAGCCTCGTCGGAAGTCCCGGCAGAATGCCGAGGGCCGGCGTTCCCCGTCCCCCTACAGTCTGAAGTGCTCACCCACCCGGGAGACCCTAACATATGCCCAGGCCCAGCGGATTGTCGAGGTAGACATTGATGGACGCCTGCATCGTATCAGCATCTATGACCCACTCAAAATCATCACTGAGGATGAGCTAACTGCCCAGGATATCACAGAATGCAATAGTAACAAGGAAAACAGTGAACAGCCTCAGTTCCCTGGCAAGTCCAAGAAACCTTCATCCAAGggcaaaaagaaggaatcctGCTCCAAGCATGCATCTGGTACTTCCTTCCACCTCCCACAGCCCAGCTTCCGGATGGTGGACTCAGGCATCCAGCCAGAAGCACCCCCGCTGCCTGCTGCCTACTATCGCTACATTGAGAAGCCACCTGAAGACCTGGATGCAGAGGTAGAGTATGACATGGATGAGGAGGACCTTGCCTGGCTGGACATGGTGAATGAAAAGCGGCGAGTAGATGGGCACAGTTTGGTGTCTGCAGACACCTTTGAGCTGCTGGTAGACCGGCTTGAGAAAGAGTCATACTTGGAGAGTCGCAGCAGTGGGGCCCAACAGTCACTCATCGATGAAGACGCTTTCTGCTGTGTGTGCCTGGATGATGAATGTCACAATAGCAACGTTATTCTCTTCTGTGACATCTGCAACCTGGCAGTACACCAGGAGTGCTATGGCGTCCCCTACATCCCTGAGGGTCAGTGGCTATGCCGCTGCTGCCTGCAGTCTCCCTCCCGGCCTGTGGATTGCGTCCTTTGCCCCAATAAGGGTGGCGCCTTCAAACAGACCAGTGATGGGCACTGGGCCCATGTGGTGTGTGCCATCTGGATCCCTGAAGTCTGCTTTGCTAACACCGTGTTCTTGGAACCTATTGAGGGCATTGACAATATCCCGCCTGCCCGCTGGAAACTAACCTGCTATATCTGCAAGCAGAAAGGGCTAGGTGCAGCCATCCAGTGCCATAAAGTGAACTGCTACACAGCATTCCACGTGACATGTGCACAGCGGGCTGGGCTCTTCATGAAGATTGAGCCCATGCGCGAAACCAGCCTCAATGGCACCATCTTTACAGTGCGCAAGACTGCCTACTGTGAGGCCCACTCGCCACCAAGTACTGCCACTGCTCGTAGGAAGGGCGACTCCCCTAGAAGCCTCAGTGAGACTGGCGATGAGGAAGGGCTAAAGGTGGGtgatggagaggaggaagaagaggaagaagtggaggaagaggagcaggaaggCCAAGGCGGGGTGAGTGGCCCCCTCAAGGGAGTGCCCAAGAAGAACAAGATGAGTTTGAAGCAGAAGATCAAGAAGGAGCCAGAGGAAGCAGGCCAAGACACACCCTCCACTTTCCCCCTGGTCACTGTGCCACAGATACCCTCTTACAG GTTGAACAAGATCTGTAGTGGTCTCTCCTTTCAGAGGAAAAACCAGTTTATGCAGCGGCTTCACAACTATTGGCTGTTGAAGCGGCAGGCACGGAATGGTGTCCCTCTTATCCGGCGCCTGCACTCCCATCTGCAGTCCCAAAGAAATGCTGAGCAG CGAGAGCAAGATGAGAAGACAAGTGCAGTGAAGGAAGAGCTGAAGTATTGGCAGAAGCTCCGGCATGACTTGGAGCGGGCACGGCTGCTGATTGAGCTGATTCGGAAGAGAGAGAAGCTCAAACGGGAGCAG GTCAAAGTCCAGCAGGCTGCCATGGAGCTGGAGTTGATGCCATTCAATGTTCTGTTGAGAACAACACTGGACCTGCTGCAGGAGAAGGATCCTGCACACATCTTCGCAGAACCAGTCAACTTGAGTGAG GTTCCAGATTACCTGGAATTCATATCCAAGCCAATGGATTTTTCTACTATGAGGCGGAAGCTGGAGTCCCACCTGTACCGCACCTTGGAGGAGTTTGAGGAGGACTTTAACCTTATAGTTACCAACTGCATGAAGTATAATGCTAAAGACACAATTTTCCACCGAGCAGCTGTCCGCCTGCGGGACCTGGGAGGGGCCATCCTACGGCATGCCCGGCGGCAGGCAGAGAACATCGGCTATGACCCCGAGAGGGGCACTCACCTGCCCGAGTCACCCAAACTGGAAGACTTTTACCGCTTCTCCTGGGAAGACG TGGACAACATCCTCATCCCAGAGAACCGGGCCCATTTGTCCCCAGAGGTGCAGCTGAAGGAGCTGCTGGAGAAACTGGACCTGGTGAGCGCCATGCGGTCCAGTGGGGCCCGCACCCGCCGTGTCCGCCTGCTACGCCGGGAGATCAATGCCCTTCGGCAGAAGCTGgcacagccaccaccaccacagccaccatCACTGAACAAGACAGTATCCAATGGGGAGCTGCCAGCAGGGCCCCAGGGGGATGCAGCTGTGCTGGAGCAGGCCTTGCAGGAGGAGCCAGAAGACGATGGGGACAGAG atGACTCCAAACTGCCTCCTCCACCAACCCTGGAGCCCACTGGGCCTGCACCTTCCTTGTCTGAGCAAGAATCCCCGCCGGAGCCCCCAACTCTGAAACCCATCAATGATAGCAAACCTCCAAGCCGGTTCCTAAAGCCCAGAAAGGTGGAAGAAGATGAGCTCTTGGAAAAATCACCGCTGCAGCTAGGGAGTGAGCCTTTGCAACGTTTGCTCAGTGACAATGGCATCAACAGACTATCCCTCATGGCCCCTGACACCCCGGGCGGTACCCCACTTAGTGGTGTGGGTCGCCGCACATCAGTCCTCTTCAAGAAGGCCAAGAATGGGGTTAAGCTACAGAGAAGCCCAGACAGGGCCCTGGAGAATGGCGAGGACCATGGTGTGGCAGGCTCTCCTGCCTCTCCAGCCAGCATCGAGGATGAGCGCCACTCCCGGAAGCGGCCAAGGAGCGGGAGCTGTAGTGAGAGCGAAGGGGAGAGGTCCCCccagcaggaggaagagacag GCATGACCAACGGCTTTGGAAAACACACCGAAAGCGGGTCTGACTCGGAATGTAGTTTGGGTCTCAGTGGTGGACTGGCATTTGAAGCTTGCAG TGGTCTGACGCCCCCCAAACGCAGCCGTGGGAAGCCAGCCCTGTCTCGAGTGCCCTTCCTGGAAGGTGTGAACGGAGACTCTGACTACAATGGCTCAG gcaGAAGCCTCCTGCTGCCCTTTGAAGACCGCGGAGACCTGGAGCCCTTGGAGCTGGTGTGGGCCAAGTGCCGAGGCTACCCCTCCTACCCTGCCTTG ATCATCGATCCCAAGATGCCCCGGGAGGGCCTCCTGCACAATGGCGTTCCCATCCCTGTCCCCCCGCTGGACGTGCTGAAGCTGGGAGAGCagaaacaggcagaggctggagagaaGCTCTTCCTTGTCCTCTTCTTTGACAACAAGCGCACCTG GCAGTGGCTTCCAAGGGACAAAGTCCTGCCCTTGGGTGTGGAAGACACCGTGGACAAGCTCAAGATGCTGGAAGGCCGCAAGACCAGCATCCGCAAGTCAGTGCAGGTGGCCTATGACCGTGCGATGATCCACCTGAGCAGAGTGCGGGGGCCCCACTCCTTCGTCACTTCCAGCTACCTGTGA